One window from the genome of Pyrus communis chromosome 16, drPyrComm1.1, whole genome shotgun sequence encodes:
- the LOC137719675 gene encoding UDP-glucuronic acid decarboxylase 5-like, with protein sequence MATNGDKQSTPKPPPSPSPLRNAKFFQANMRILVTGGAGFIGSHLVDKLMENEKNEVIVADNYFTGSKDNLKKWIGHPRFELIRHDVTEPLLIEVDQIYHLACPASPIFYKHNPVKTIKTNVIGTLNMLGLAKRVGARILLTSTSEVYGDPLIHPQTESYWGNVNPIGVRSCYDEGKRVAETLMFDYHRQHGIEIRIARIFNTYGPRMNIDDGRVVSNFIAQAIRNDPLTVQAPGTQTRSFCYVSDMVDGLIRLMQGDNTGPINIGNPGEFTMLELAENVKELINPKLEIIMVENTPDDPRQRKPDISKAKELLGWEPKVKLRDGLPLMEDDFRARLGALKS encoded by the exons ATGGCTACAAATGGGGATAAGCAAAGTACTCCAAAGCCACCTCCAAGCCCCTCTCCTTTGAGAAATGCCAAGTTTTTCCAG GCCAATATGAGAATTTTGGTTACTGGAGGAGCCGGATTTATTGGCTCTCACCTAGTGGACAAATTGATGGAAAACGAAAAGAATGAG GTGATTGTTGCAGATAATTACTTCACTGGCTCCAAGGACAACCTGAAGAAATGGATCGGTCATCCAAGATTTGAACTCATTCGTCATG ATGTCACAGAGCCTCTGCTAATTGAGGTTGATCAAATATACCATCTTGCCTGTCCTGCTTCTCCGATCTTCTACAAGCACAATCCTGTAAAG ACAATAAAGACAAATGTGATCGGTACATTGAACATGCTGGGACTTGCCAAGCGAGTCGGAGCAAG GATTTTGCTTACATCTACTTCCGAGGTGTACGGAGATCCTCTTATTCACCCCCAGACTGAGAGCTACTGGGGAAATGTGAACCCCATTG GAGTTAGGAGTTGCTATGATGAGGGAAAGCGAGTTGCTGAAACCTTGATGTTTGATTATCACAGGCAGCATGGCATAG AGATAAGGATTGCTAGGATCTTCAACACTTATGGGCCTCGCATGAATATTGATGATGGTCGTGTTGTCAGTAATTTCATCGCCCAAGCTATCCG TAATGATCCCTTGACTGTTCAAGCGCCTGGGACTCAGACGCGGAGTTTCTGCTATGTGTCTGACATG GTTGATGGCCTCATTCGACTTATGCAAGGAGACAACACAGGACCGATCAACATTGGCAATCCAG GTGAATTTACAATGCTTGAACTTGCAGAGAATGTCAAGGAG CTTATCAATCCTAAGTTAGAGATCATAATGGTTGAAAACACACCCGATGATCCTCGCCAGAGGAAGCCTGACATCTCGAAAGCAAAGGAGCTGCTGGGATGGGAACCAAAGGTTAAGTTGCGCGATGGTCTTCCCCTCATGGAGGATGATTTCCGCGCAAGACTTGGCGCCCTCAAAAGTTAG
- the LOC137721478 gene encoding CASP-like protein 4C2, whose translation MRSPQPHRNGGDNPFHSTVSLRKLRRFNYLILVFRLASFSSSLASFVFMLSTSRAAANSPRWYHFDAFRFVVGANAIVALYSLFEMVASVWEISRESTLFAEVVQLWFDFGHDQAFAYLLLSADSAGTALARVLKGMDTCKAWNAFCIQVDISIALGFVGFLFLGFSSLLSGFRIACFIIKGSRFHL comes from the exons ATGCGCTCTCCTCAGCCTCACCGCAACGGCGGCGACAATCCCTTCCACTCCACCGTCTCGCTCCGGAAGCTGAGGCGCTTCAACTACCTCATCCTCGTCTTCCGACTCGCCTCCTTCAGCTCCTCCCTCGCTTCCTTCGTCTTCATGCTCTCCACCTCTCGTGCCGCTGCCAACTCCCCCCGCTGGTACCACTTCGACGCCTTCAG ATTCGTAGTGGGAGCGAATGCAATAGTGGCGCTCTACTCTCTCTTCGAAATGGTGGCTTCCGTCTGGGAAATTTCCAGAGAATCCACTCTCTTCGCCGAGGTCGTCCAGCTCTGGTTCGACTTCGGCCACGACCAG GCGTTCGCGTACCTGTTGCTGTCTGCAGACTCGGCGGGAACGGCGTTGGCGAGGGTTTTAAAAGGGATGGACACGTGTAAGGCGTGGAACGCGTTCTGCATACAGGTGGACATCTCGATCGCTTTGGGCTTTGTGGGGTTCCTGTTCCTGGGCTTCTCATCTCTCCTCTCGGGCTTTCGGATCGCCTGCTTCATCATCAAGGGCTCTCGTTTTCatctttag